The sequence GCTTAATTGGGAATATTTAAAATAAAATCAGGGCGTCCGTAATCATCCGTTAAATCGTAATTCCGGACTGCCCCGTTAATATGATTTGATTAATTCGCAGCGCCGGCGTCTTCTTCGTCTTTATCCGCCTTCTCGTATTTTCTTCCCATTATGTAAGCCGCTACAAATCCCAGACCGGTCAACACAAAAATCATGAACGGTATCCATTCCTCCGAACCCGTCGCGTTTTCGAAAAGCATTCCCAATCCCAATCCGAATCCGAAAAAGACCAGTATGATTCCGGCTTTTAACAAACCGTAGCCGTTCTTTTTATAACGCATTAATTCTATCATCTGTTCGTAAGAGAGCCCTTTTTCTATCATTAACTGTTTTTCCCTCGAACGGAAATAGAAATACATTATAATTACCAATCCTGTTACGAGAATTGATATTATCGGTATAAATAAAGCGATTGTGCCTTCCATTTTATCCTCCGCATTGTAATAAGTTTTTTTTCTACCTCTTTTGACATATATTGACGTTTGAAAGGTTACAAAAAAAATTTATAAAAATTGTAACCCGGAATACTCCTTTTCACGTCTAAATATGCGATGAAAAATCTAAGCGACATAGAAATAATCGAATCGGTTAAACGGGGCAACGACGCCGATTTTACTTTGATTGTAGACAGGTACAAGGACAAAGCTTTTAATTTGCTCAAACGAATGCTGAAGAACGATATGGACGCAGAGGAAGCGCTTCAGGACAGTTTCCTGAAAGCTTTCAGATATTTAACTCAATTCAGGGAAGAAGCCAGTTTCTCCACTTGGTTTTACAGGATTGTCTATAATACCGCTCTCAGCGTAATCGCTTCGAAAAAAAGGAAGATCGAAAAAGAGATGGCTTCGCTTGAGGACATGCCCGAACTTATCAGTTACGATCGCGAAATTTACGCCAAAGCAGAAAATCCGGAAGAGTATTTAATGAAACTAATAGATAAATTGCCTGTAAGAAACGCGCTGGTTCTTATTCTTTATTATATCGACGGGTTGTCGCTCAACGAGATAAGTCGCGTTATGGATATTTCGCTTGTGAATGCCAAAGTGCTGCTGCATCGTTCCAGAAATATACTGAGAGATTTGCTGTTAAAGCATAATTATCAGGAGGAGATATTATGAACATAGATGAATTGCTCAACGACTATATCGACGGATCTGCCGACTCGAATAAAATCAATGAGTTGAAAGAACTGCTGGAAAAAGATGAAACGACGGCAAAAAAATTGAAAGCTCTGAAAGCCGTCGATGTTTTAATGCGTCGAATGGATTACGAAAAAGCTCCGCGTGATTTTTCGGAAAAATTTGCCGCGGCATTGGCTAAAAATGGAGCGGTCAAAAAAGTACGGAAAGATTTTGTTACTCCAACGATATTGTCTTTATTTTTGACCGTAATGTTAGGCATTCTCGCCGTTTCTTTTTATTACAGTTACAAAACAATCGACAATACAGGCGCGTTAACCGGGATTTTGAGGGACGTTTCAAACGGTATAAATTTTATCGCCGGCAATAAACTGTTCCACCTTCTCGGCGCTTCGGTTTCATTGATTGCGTTGACGATTCTCTATTTGTTGAACGAAACGCATCGTCGTTTCCGCAAAAAGCTTAAAGACCTCTGATCTTCAAGCTTAATAAACAATTTCGTTTCCCCCTGTATTTATGTTAAAATTCCAGCGCAAGTAAATTTTGAGTTGCTTTTCGGTAAAGCCTGATTCCTATTGAATGTTTATTCGAGTATTGTCGTTAATAACTGTCAGAGTATTATATAATTTATTATTTTTGTGTGTAAAAAAAGGAAGACTATGAGCGTAAAAGCGGGTTTCGTTTCGATCATAGGAAAACCGAATGTTGGAAAATCGACTTTGATGAATGCGTTAATCGGCGAAAAGCTGTCGATTACAGCCAATAAACCTCAAACAACGCGTAAAAAAATTATCGGAATTCTTTCGGACGAAAATTATCAAATTATCTTTCAGGACACGCCGGGAATTCTCAATCCCGAATATTTAATGCAGGAAAGAATGTATGAATACATTACGGAAGCCGTTAAGGATGCCGATTTACTTTTGTTTATGATCGATATTTCAACAGACCCTACGGGGCAACGCACGCTTTCGGACGAAAGGGTTTATAATCTCCTTAAAGACAAGTCGATTAAAAAAATTCTGCTTATTAATAAAGTCGACTTGGTTTCACAAAACGAAGTGGAAGCCCTTATTCGACAGCTCGAAAAAAATGATTTGTTCGAAAAAATAATACCGATTTCGGCTACGGCGAATTATAACCTTCAAACCGTTATCGATACTATACTCGAATATTTGCCCGAGCATCCGAAGTACTTTCCCGACGATCAATTGAGCGACGCAAACGAAAGATTTTTTGTTTCGGAAATTATTCGGGAAAAAATATTCGAAATGTACCAGGAAGAAATTCCTTACAGTACTGAAGTGGTAATCGAAGAATTCAAAGAACGCGAAAACGCCAAAGATTATATAAGGGCGGTTATCGTAGTCGAAAAAGAAACTCAAAAACCGATAATAATCGGCGCCAAAGGCGAAATGATTAAAAAGCTCGGCAGAAAAGCGCGCGAAGCCATCGAAGCTTTTCTCGGCAGGGAAGTTTATCTGGAACTTTTCGTTAAAGTAAGAGAAAAATGGCGTTCCAATCCGCATATGCTTAAATCATTCGGTTATATCAAACCAGATGAAAAATAAATTTTCCCCGGCTCATTTTATCGGAGAAGGCGCCCTGCTGTTAATGACAATTATCTGGGGCGGAACATTTGTTATCGTTAAAGAAGCTTTAAATGATATTACTCCGATGCTTTTTATCGCGGCGCGTTTTTCAATTGCTTCGTTACTGGTATTTACGTTTCTTCTTTTTAAGCGTTATCAATTGAACAGTTCCGCATTGCGCTCCGGCTTTTTGCTTGGATTTTTTCTGTTCCTCGGTTTCGCTTTCCAAACTGCCGGATTAAAATATACTACTGCGACCAAATCGGGTTTTATTACGGGCTCGCTTGTTGTGATGATTCCCGCATTACAGTTGTTGATTGAAAAGAAAAAGCCCACCAAAGGCGCTTTGATGGGAACGGCGCTAGTTTTCGTCGGAATAATTTTTCTGTCGAGCGGAAGCGCCGCTCCCTCGAGTTTCCTGGCGGAATTCGGTAAGGATTTTAATACGGGCGATTATCTGACATTGATTTGCGCGCTTTTTTTCGCGCTTCATGTGGTTTATATGGATATCCTTTCGCCTGGTCATGATTTCTGGCTCCTCTTTTTTGCGCAATTGATTACCGTGGCGGCGCTTGCTTGGATAACAGCCATATTCTTTCATTCCGTTTCTTTTGAAAGTCTCTATCTGAATATTAACGGGAATTTGATAAACGGTATTCTTTATACGTCGGTGTTGGCTACTTTTGTTAATT comes from Melioribacter roseus P3M-2 and encodes:
- a CDS encoding DUF6249 domain-containing protein, whose product is MEGTIALFIPIISILVTGLVIIMYFYFRSREKQLMIEKGLSYEQMIELMRYKKNGYGLLKAGIILVFFGFGLGLGMLFENATGSEEWIPFMIFVLTGLGFVAAYIMGRKYEKADKDEEDAGAAN
- a CDS encoding RNA polymerase sigma factor — protein: MKNLSDIEIIESVKRGNDADFTLIVDRYKDKAFNLLKRMLKNDMDAEEALQDSFLKAFRYLTQFREEASFSTWFYRIVYNTALSVIASKKRKIEKEMASLEDMPELISYDREIYAKAENPEEYLMKLIDKLPVRNALVLILYYIDGLSLNEISRVMDISLVNAKVLLHRSRNILRDLLLKHNYQEEIL
- a CDS encoding anti-sigma factor family protein, whose translation is MNIDELLNDYIDGSADSNKINELKELLEKDETTAKKLKALKAVDVLMRRMDYEKAPRDFSEKFAAALAKNGAVKKVRKDFVTPTILSLFLTVMLGILAVSFYYSYKTIDNTGALTGILRDVSNGINFIAGNKLFHLLGASVSLIALTILYLLNETHRRFRKKLKDL
- the era gene encoding GTPase Era, translated to MSVKAGFVSIIGKPNVGKSTLMNALIGEKLSITANKPQTTRKKIIGILSDENYQIIFQDTPGILNPEYLMQERMYEYITEAVKDADLLLFMIDISTDPTGQRTLSDERVYNLLKDKSIKKILLINKVDLVSQNEVEALIRQLEKNDLFEKIIPISATANYNLQTVIDTILEYLPEHPKYFPDDQLSDANERFFVSEIIREKIFEMYQEEIPYSTEVVIEEFKERENAKDYIRAVIVVEKETQKPIIIGAKGEMIKKLGRKAREAIEAFLGREVYLELFVKVREKWRSNPHMLKSFGYIKPDEK
- a CDS encoding DMT family transporter, which produces MKNKFSPAHFIGEGALLLMTIIWGGTFVIVKEALNDITPMLFIAARFSIASLLVFTFLLFKRYQLNSSALRSGFLLGFFLFLGFAFQTAGLKYTTATKSGFITGSLVVMIPALQLLIEKKKPTKGALMGTALVFVGIIFLSSGSAAPSSFLAEFGKDFNTGDYLTLICALFFALHVVYMDILSPGHDFWLLFFAQLITVAALAWITAIFFHSVSFESLYLNINGNLINGILYTSVLATFVNFGLQTRFQKEVSPTKAGIIYSFEPIFAALFAYFLLNEKISNFGMIGGVFIFGGLIISEIYDYYFNGGKKT